The Bombus terrestris chromosome 4, iyBomTerr1.2, whole genome shotgun sequence genome has a window encoding:
- the LOC100645484 gene encoding kinetochore-associated protein 1 isoform X1: MFAGKMALWNKVVSGFDREEETVNFGVRTVAENNGSLYETSTRATIQSTGKLPKEPNILASVQYSRVCIAIDKSITIFENGTCEKILLSVSFELLITCYCISHNGIFLFVALSNGTLYCLHLLNKGQVIFTKNITKTEDKIIAMFLQNKSDEYINIYLATKNGAIYRVLQFNPKLIQLTLINEINIDAIKEITKEVKCEQLFKGFSSDEVIYATASVTTREVSIAMLCSNMLFMWPSEQHINFNTFHYNYIKVKFLKSYIAMLCLRTDYTLSIICPQTLLGIQVYSKPISDFAIIENNDNGICQILVLTFDNDCTTYMLHVLSYPDFQEKFKINVPPITYLIEIMDPYDEIILYLEGINNFTNNEYIDTVRVKAVSESLPEYQLQRLVRKKQFDAAEAFAYKFNLSTDPIYCAKAALLLSQLGPWAKNTSSPFQLDMLFNIFDKIKDVQYVVECCSKALIPEYKQMRNIYLYARSRIIESTAEDNKYLKLLSSINDILHKLETFHMIWGYKKNVKCYDEDIMNEWIKFSRANLMEEYKTHLSLGEMEAATLIWTRHLPDIIKHVSIEIVKDIFAILPEKISLVALWTWLSHFIPSLLSFVPNAMCEIMLWGIKKVKSFEQFHRSEWPQIGIDFAEKFIKLLKFEESHHSLYFQQECLNKDSDLKQLVFLIQAMSDIQKLKVDYRLAISLNSYIGDPMEVSYILLDKIHINIIQEFINTFLKQYMLNNSLQNDYVLSSYIQKTLRNSKSWWSGEEAPWEKKVILIIDLIQDIETKLQQTLEVLKKATVPWSSTIVTLTETSYNSDHILISQIRMEHNCVPIKLILKKYGYERIGINNKLIHCIIKENHESMISDIEQITKNDLLSRKKAFASCVNYYLVRGNFENVTKTLSSLENDILVYCCVQIVNFVRAGLTLKVMPESLIHHIEMLGWVKLQLKKLSKTCKIQSHHCNNVIDSINEIKSMYFLKKDFQINVTLEEYQDKKKQILQNYVRRLCDMDIEKDENLFISYKKVMKVADLLKLQRIDAISILLEQTKSINILNYFIRYKEGQLNIMTHECQYIHKICLFIMQDITRDADIAVTVQSLSSAALCVCSDDELQSMLLLYTWANLYQMCSNKNLKYGSNSVDIKHEELSRSQWKLYTIYKDLAIATDEFLLPLFKNAISIQRNYMAKLKHDIKHVSSDATDEYFDQLNAEEALKNLLNKIKKLKVEHNDYCLLQIIKTLYFNFCIIQNISDTLLIEIKSIYFHLSMILLKKIICSRSFDLQLSLSCLFMLSDSEACKWISSACKSFQPDYARHSRITILGYEYFHLTGNQICLQTFKNNKILHYWTQKLSKYLISYKELLTSDATIKREILQRIMNYNDDMVPLFQEFCFDFGFDIQDCLLLYLQTVVKTWNPKLNINNYNGKKELHINENEVNELRKKCNIIATYITDKIALKDSVTSVLSQINFYYYEVFIILMDLIEDKNIEHRNYFCFLQNYTRTGLATQIECEEWMHLNPGYTSLPPIAEWRLPFLPKVELWKLITPELNLKTYEKWLDIAPVLKLQPHIVCTLAIKGEVTRAWKNKHKMDKWSLCSKNGSLLDDIKRCIERMTGPDALYYGTAALYYVVNHTPPGADQVAAVEECYKYAQLSAQKSTTFEEGMLEKIKFKYLRFTSEHVLRVHGLDNKNYLSLIGNPNKLVRELYADESIPQRYQCVTNHRPDINTAVNSLSQLFSINVVKLRIELLQEWLQPDTKYIKFNQSITETFSVTTNSESTLNCDDNLLRACYILEHGDLELSINFLINISFGEKNEDYSPETRYRALRVLQTIVDTVKLEDLTKRDYQTIRNYMRSLKYISKLELLGIGYSINTFETCSKYELVQILWKTQSYSSQALVIIAQLCIDFEIYEYSLWDKNLTKLAKLLMINELKKILLQIRNINIIVNSNGYLLAWEVTISEPFRKMDINPTSEQIEKCIEALQLLYSCPVVHGLNFTNIIKYCFQCQQDHLAVAFLPFLNDDDTIFVLEKIKYASSITKVLKELNNLYSNGILCIAYTNKIIEDTLAKMNIQ, translated from the exons ATGTTCGCGGGTAAAATGGCGCTATGGAATAAAGTGGTTTCAGGATTTGATAGAGAAGAAGAAACTGTAAATTTTGGGGTAAGAACGGTAGCAGAAAATAATGGTTCATTATATGAAACTTCTACTCGTGCAACAATACAATCGACTGGAAAG TTACCAAAAGAACCAAATATCTTAGCATCTGTGCAATATTCAAGAGTTTGTATAGCAATTGATAAGTCAATTACCATATTCGAGAATGGAACATGTGAAAAAATACTATTAAGTGTCAgttttgaattattaataacatgTTATTGTATTTCTCATAatggtatatttttatttgttgctTTATCAAATGGAACATTATATTgtcttcatttattaaataaaggGCAAGTAATCTTCACAaa aaatataacaaaaactgaagataaaataatagcaaTGTTTTTACAAAACAAATCTgatgaatatattaatatatatcttgCCACAAAAAATGGAGCTATTTATAG AGTATTACAATTTAATCCTAAACTTATTCAGTTGACTCTTATAAATGAGATTAATATTGATGCAATAAAAGAGATAACAAAAGAAGTTAAATGTGAACAGTTATTTAAAGGATTTTCTTCTGATGAG GTAATATATGCTACTGCAAGTGTGACTACTAGAGAAGTATCAATAGCTATGTTATGTTCAAATATGTTATTTATGTGGCCCAGTGAACagcatattaattttaatacatttcattataattatattaaagtcaaatttttaaaaagctacat TGCAATGTTATGTTTACGTACAGATTATACTTTAAGTATAATATGTCCTCAAACTCTACTTGGTATACAAGTATATTCTAAGCCTATATCAGATTTtgcaattattgaaaataatgatAATGGTATATGTCAAATACTTGTGTTAACATTTGATAATGATTGTACTACGTATATGTTACATGTGCTTTCTTATCCag ATTTCCAagaaaagtttaaaataaatgtacCACCTATAACATATCTTATTGAAATTATGGATCCTTatgatgaaataattttatatttggaaggaattaataattttaccaATAATGAATATATAGATACAGTTAGAGTAAAAGCTGTATCAGAAAGTCTTCCTGAATATCAGTTACAACGTTTAGTGAGAAAAAAACAATTTGATGCAGCTGAAGCTTTtgcatataaatttaatttatctacAGATCCCATTTATTGTGCAAAAGCTGCGTTGCTCCTATCACAACTTGGACCTTGGGCAAAAAATACTTCTAGTCCTTTTCAATTAGACAtgctttttaatatatttgataaaataaaagatgtgCAATATGTGGTAGAATGTTGTAGCAAAGCACTTATACCTGAATACAAACAAATGAGGAACATTTATTTGTATGCACGTTCAAGAATAATAGAAAGTACTGCT gaagataataaatatttaaaacttctTTCTTCGATTAATGATATACTACATAAGTTAGAAACTTTTCATATGATTTGGggttataaaaaaaatgtaaaatgttatgATGAAGATATTATGAATGAATGgattaaattttcacgagcgaatTTAATGGAAGAATACAAAACACATTTGAGTTTG ggAGAAATGGAAGCAGCTACTTTGATTTGGACAAGACATCTTCCAGATATAATAAAACATGTATCCATAGAAATAGTAAAAGATATATTTGCAATTCTTCCTGAGAAGATATCCTTAGTTGCCCTTTGGACATGGTTATCACACTTTATTCCCAGTTTATTGTCATTTGTTCCTAATGCAATGTGTGAAATTATGCTCTGGGGTATTAAAAAAGTTAAATCATTTGAACAGTTTCATCGTTCAGAATGGCCCCAGATTGGAATTGATTTTGCagaaaagtttataaaattattaaaatttgaagaaagtcatcattctttatattttcagcAAGAGTGTTTGAACAAAGATTCCGATTTAAAACAATTGGTTTTTTTAATACAAGCTATGTCTGATATTCAAAAATTGAAAGTTGATTACAG attAGCAATATCTCTCAATTCGTATATTGGAGATCCTATGGAAGTCTCATATATATTACTGGAtaagatacatataaatataatccaagaatttataaatacatttctaAAACAATACATGTTGAATAATTCTCTGCAAAATGATTATGTACTTTCTTCGTATATACAG AAAACTTTAAGGAATTCTAAAAGTTGGTGGTCAGGTGAAGAAGCTCCATGGGAGAAAAAAGTTATTCttattattgatttaattcAAGATATAgag aCTAAATTACAACAAACATTAGAGGTACTGAAAAAAGCTACAGTTCCATGGTCTTCAACTATTGTAACTTTAACAGAAACAAGCTATAATTCTGATCATATTTTAATATCCCAAATCAGAATGGAACATAATTGTGTTCCAATTAAACTTATCTTAAAGAAATATGGATATGAACGCATTGGCATAAATAAT aAATTAATACActgtataataaaagaaaatcatgaaagCATGATATcagatattgaacaaataactaaaaatgatttattatcgAGGAAAAAAGCATTTGCATCCTGTGTAAATTACTACCTAGTTAGGGG GAATTTTGAAAATGTAACCAAGACATTAAGTTCCTTAGAAAATGACATTTTAGTATATTGTTGTGTACAAATTGTTAATTTCGTTAGAGCTGGTTTAACGCTAAAG gtCATGCCTGAGTCTCTTATACATCACATTGAGATGTTGGGTTGGGTAAAATTACAGTTAAAAAAGCTTTCAAAAACGTGTAAAATCCAATCACATCATTGCAATAACGTTATCGAtagtataaatgaaataaaatcaatgtattttttaaagaaagatttTCAAATTAATGTTACACTTGAGGAGTATCAAGataaaaaaaagcaaatatTACAAAACTATGTTAGGAGATTGTGCGATA tggacatagagaaagatgaaaacttatttatctcttATAAAAAAGTTATGAAGGTTGCTGACTTACTTAAATTACAAAGAATTGATGCAATATCTATATTATTAGAGCAGACAAAAAGTATaaacatattaaattattttattag ATACAAAGAAGGACAATTAAATATAATGACACATGAATgtcaatatatacataaaatatgtttatttattatgcAAGATATTACAAGAGATGCAGACATTGCAGTTACAGTTCAAAGCTTAAGTTCTGCTGCATTATGTGTATGTTCAGATG ATGAATTACAATCTATGTTACTATTGTATACATGGGcaaatttatatcaaatgtgttctaataaaaatcttAAATATGGTTCAAATTCAGTGGATATAAAGCATGAAGAATTATCAAGATCACAATGGAAGTTGTATACGATATATAAAGATTTAGCTATCGCAACAGATGAATTTTTACTACCACtatttaaaaatgcaatttCTATACAGAGAAATTATATGGCTAAATTAAAACatg ATATAAAACACGTATCAAGTGATGCAACTGATGAATATTTTGATCAG CTAAATGCAGAAGAAGCTTTGAAGAACTTGctcaataaaataaagaaattaaaagtgGAACATAACGATTATTGCTTATTGCAGattattaaaacattatatttcaacttttgcattatacaaaatataagtgatactttattaatagaaattaaatcaatatattttcatctttcaatgatattattaaaaaaaataatatgtagTCGGTCATTTGATCTTCAGCTTAGTTTATCTTGCTTGTTTATGTTGTCTGATTCAGAAGCATGTAAATGGATATCTTCTGCTTGTAAATC ATTTCAACCAGATTACGCTCGCCATTCAAGAATAACAATACTTggatatgaatattttcatttgacAGGAAATCAAATATGTCTGCagacatttaaaaataataaaatattgcattaTTGGACGCAAAAGTTGTCTAAATATTTAATCTCATATAAAG aaCTTTTAACAAGTGATGCTACAATTAAGAGAGAAATATTACAACGTATTATGAACTATAATGATGACATGGTTCCTTTGTTTCAAGAGTTCTGCTTTGATTTTGGGTTTGATATTCAGGAttgtttattactttatttacaaACAGTAGTAAAAACATGGAAcccaaaattaaatataaataattacaatgggAAAAAAG AATTGCATATTAATGAGAATGAAGTAAAtgaattaagaaaaaaatgCAATATAATTGCTACTTATATCACAGATAAAATTGCCTTAAAGGACAGTGTTACAAGTGTTTTATCGCAA ataaatttttattattatgaagTATTTATAATTCTTATGGATCTTATAGAGGACAAAAATATAGaacatagaaattatttttgtttcttacaAAATTATACTCGCACTGG TTTAGCTACACAAATAGAATGTGAAGAGTGGATGCATCTCAACCCAGGATATACTTCTTTACCTCCTATTGCAGAATGGCGATTACCTTTTCTGCCTAAAGTTGAATTATGGAAACTTATAA ctcctgaattaaatttaaagacTTATGAGAAATGGCTAGATATTGCTCCTGTTCTTAAATTACAACCTCATATTGTATGTACTTTAGCCATAAAAGGAGAAGTAACACGTGCTTGGAAGAATAAACACAAAATGGATAAATGGTCTCTTTGTTCAAAAAATGGTAGTTTGCTAGATGATATAAAAAGATGTATAGAAAGAATGACTGGTCCAGATGCATTGTATTATGGTACAGCAGCATTATATTATGTTGTCAATCATACACCACcag GAGCTGATCAAGTAGCAGCAGTTGAAGAGTGTTATAAATATGCTCAGCTGTCAGCCCAGAAATCTACGACGTTTGAAGAAGGAATGCTAgaa aaaataaaattcaaatatttacgtTTTACATCGGAACATGTTTTACGTGTACATGGCTtagataacaaaaattatttgtcattAATCGGAAACCCGAATAAATTAGTTCGTGAATTATATGCAGATGAAAGTATACCTCAAAGATATCAATGTGTTACTAATCATAGACCTGATATAAATACTGCTGTTAATTCTCTCAGTCAGTTATTCTCTATCAATGTGGTTAAACTACGGATAGAATTATTACAGGAGTGGTTACAACCAGatactaaatatataaaattcaatcaaaGTATAACAGAAACATTTTCAGTAACAACAAATTCCGAATCAACTCTAAATTGTGATGATAATTTATTAAG AGCATGCTACATTTTAGAACATGGAGACCTCGAATTGTCAATcaattttcttataaatataagtTTTGGCGAAAAAAATGAAGATTATAGTCCTGAAACACGTTATAGAGCTCTTCGTGTATTACAAACTATAGTCGATACTGTTAAATTGGAAGATTTAACTAAACGTGATTACCAAACAATCAG aaaTTATATGAGATCtttgaaatatataagtaaattaGAATTATTAGGAATAGGTTACAGTATAAATACATTTGAAACATGTTCTAAATATGAACTTGTGCAAATTTTATGGAAAACACAAAGTTATTCATCGCAAGCACTTGTTATTATTGCACAGCTTTGCAtagattttgaaatatatgaatattctCTCTGGGATAAAAATTTAACTAAATTAGCTAAATTATTAATG attaatgaattaaaaaaaattttactacaaatacgaaatataaatattattgtaaattcTAATGGATATCTATTGGCATGGGAAGTAACAATTTCAGAACCTTTCAGAAAAATGGATATAAATCCGACCTctgaacaaattgaaaaatgcATTGAAGctttacaacttttatattcgtgtCCAGTCGTACATGGCTTAAATTTCACTAACATCATAAAGTATTGTTTTCAGTGCCAACAAGATCATTTAGCAGTTgcatttttaccatttttaaatGATGATGATACAATATTTGTTTTGGAA aaaattaaatatgcaTCTAGTATTACTAAggtattaaaagaattaaataacttATATTCAAATGGAATACTTTGTATAGCTTAC actaataaaattatagaagatACACTAGCAAAAATGAACATTCAGTAA